Genomic window (Rosa chinensis cultivar Old Blush chromosome 6, RchiOBHm-V2, whole genome shotgun sequence):
GTTAACACAATGATTTGGAGCCCCACATTTGCCATCTGCTAAGAAATCTTGTGGCAAATACTCAATTGCGTTTTGTCAGTCATAGATGCAAATCAATCCACACCAGTCTATTTCATATTTTCGTCTCAGAAATCTTGTAAATGTAAATAGAAAAAATATTGTATCAAGAAACCTTTGTTCATAGTATCAGAGGAAAGATGCACTTTCTCCTAAGTCACATATGTCTTAGCCTctgatgtttatttttttttttttggatatatcCTCTGATGTTTATTTGCCATTGCATGAGATGTGCATTACGATACATTTCCCTGCATTCTATCGCAATACATTTCCCTTTCTTGGCAGAGAACTGAACTAATGGAACAGAGAAAAATGAAACGGATATGGATTAACATCTAATTTAGGCAACACAAGTTGAAGCTAGAATACCTAATTTCAGTCATAAAGTACTACAAAACTTTACTGTCACAAAGTTTTAAAGAAATGTTTTAGACAAACCTGCACCACTTGCTATCACACTTACATTTACATTGTGATGGCGTAATTTTGGAGGACCACATCCATTAATATAGCAAATTCAACGTATCACATTTCATTCTACCAACTACCAAGTATAGTTCTAGCATTTTTCCTTCAAGAGTTGAATCCTCAGTACGACCATTAGTATGGCGCTCACATTGTTTCTGCAGATGCAACGCTGCGGAGCTTTTGGTTTCATCCTTGGTCAAGCAACAGTCACATTCCAGTAATGACTATCATCGGAGCCATAATCAGATCATTTCTCCTCGTCCTCAGAGTCTGATTTCGCAAAAACTGTTTCAGGCTGGGTTTCTGCATAAGCTGGAGCTATGTACTTTGGATCTTTTGCTGCAACATCTGCATACTTCAGTATGGCTTCTCTTGGATCTTCGTCCATCCACGTCTCCTTGATCATACCACCTTGCTGAGATGGGAAACAAACGATGAGAACTGTCTTCATTTCTTCAGTATATTAATTTGAAAAGGAAAGATGACTATTGAATTGGACAAATAGCATACCTTCATTAGGTACTGGGTCAATAAGCTTCCTTTACTTGCACCAACTCTTCCACCAAAGCCTGGTCCTGTCATGGGAAGGTCAGGCTTATGGGATTTAACTGGATCCTTCAATGTTTTCTCTCGCTCACGTTTACGGCTTGGTTGATCTCTAAATAAGGGTAGAGCATGAGGGTTGTGTATGACTGGGTTTGCCACAAAATCATCAACAGATTTTTTCCTAGGGGCACGTGCAACACAGACAAGAGCTCCTCTTTCACTAAGAGTTGGATCATATAGTACATGAGTTCCGCCTTGGCTTTTATCTCCTGATGTTGCAAAGATCTTCAGGGATAAAAGAAGTGTGCTTCTCAATAGATCAACAATGCATGGAAGACTAAAGAAAACGATTGATTAAACAAGGATGTTAGCAATGAGAGTATTACCTGATTCAATTTTGGGTGCCAGGCACATTGCACAACACTACAAGTAGCGGATATCCCAACTTTAGAAACAAGTTCCAGTTTTGCTCGATCAAAGAAGCATAGTAAACCTCCAGTTGTGCTCTCCCTTTCAATTGAGGTTCCAGTCAGAAAGAGTTGCTCATCAGGACTAAATGCGACATTGGTTTGTGCATAGTTATTTGGGAGATCCTGAAACACCTTCAGAGGATCTTTCATCTGACGTAAGTCCCAAACCTGGTACATATTTCAAATGTTAGAAGGTAAATCCACCACAGAGAAAATCCATAGAGGCACCAATTTGTCTGGTAGTGGATGGCAATATACTACACACATTACCTTCAAAGTGCCATCACAGCTTCTTGAGAGTAAGATTCTTCCATCCCTAGAAAACTTAAGCCCAGTAATATCATCTGAATGAGCTTCCTGAACGTGTATGTCCGGCCTACTTCCCCATCCGGGCTTAATGTTCCAAACCTAATAGAACGATTTGAGTTATGTGAGAATAATCCGAGACATAAGAGTATTAATTATTCATCTAGGAAATCAATGCAAACTTCCCTCCAAAAAAAGGAATAGACAAAATGAGGTTATTTAAATAAGAGATATTCAGACAAAACGTACTTGTATAGAACCATCTCCTATACCACCTGCAATCCGTTGTCCTTCATGATCCCAAGTACAAGTGGTGACTGGAACTCTTCCAGGCCTAGCAAGTTTTGGCTTGATTACCTAGTTATAGAAGTATTGCATGATTTAGTCGAAAACTCTTGTTCAGTGAAAACTATTCTCAATACTAAAAGCAAAAAAAGGTCTCCACATTAGAAATCAAATCTGAATAGCAGACAATGATTGTGCATCAACATAAACCACGTCCAAAATCTCAAGAGAACAACACACAATGCAGTGCTGGCAAGGTTATGTGTGATACTTAAAACCCATACATTCCTATGAAATTGTCTTGCAAGTAAAACCCAAAATTTTTGTTTACCTGTTTCTGAGTATTGAAGTTATTAACATCCCAAATGCGCAGTGACCCATCCTCCGATGATGTCAAGATTTCGTCTTTCTTTCTAGGGTGCCACTGTCCACAGGTCAATCCAGTAATATGCCCCTTGGTATTCTTAAGATCACGAATATACATGTCCCCTTTTACAAACTCTCCTAGCGTAAGTCCGTCACGATCATAAATCTGATAATGCAAATGTTTTCACTTTTCAGAAACCttataacaaattcaaattgcAAAACAAAACACACAACCATCATATAACAAATTGCAAAACCCCTCAACCCCATACAGATAAAAACAAAGCTAGGCAATGCACACAATAACAAGATGAAGCTAATGGGGATTCACCTTTGCCTGAGCTGAGCCGGTGACACACAGAAACCGGTCGCCGGTGGGGCTCCAGCTTATAGTTCTGACCTGATGACCTTCAGACGGCTCCAGCTGCCGGAAAGATTGCAACTTTGCATTCATTCCTTGAAAATCGTACATTCTCACAGAATAGTCATAGCTACCAGATATAACTCTAGAACCAGTGTGATCAATGGCGAGGGCCGAAACCACCTTGGTGTGTCCCTTCAGCACAATCTCATTGCTCACCGGAATCCGGTACTTGTTCTCCTCTTCCGCATCGGAATCCCAATCGTCTCTATTGGACCTCCCCGGCGCCGGCGGTCCAATCATCTCACCATCGTCGTCGCTCTCGGCACTCCCGGGAGGCGGCGGCGGTCCGATGAGGGCATCGCCGTCGTCGTCGGAGGCCGAATCAGGCTGCGGTGGACGAGGCGGTCCGATAAGGGTTGCATCCGAAtcgctagggttagggttagggttggggGTTTTGGCGGTACGGAGGGAATTGAGCCAGGttttggaggaggaggaggagagagaagggaggTCGGCGGAGGAGGGTGGTGGTTGTCGTTGCTGTTGTTGAAGGTTCTGGTTACGACGGGTCGTATTGTGGATGGCTTCGAGAGGGGTTTGAGATTTGGATTGCTTACCGAATGTGAGAGGAAATTCGGCTCTGGCTCCGTCGTAGATCTCCGCTGCGTCGTCCGCCATTTGTTCTCCGCACTGTGATTTTTGTTCTTCGTCGTTGGCCGGAACCAGATTGGGTTATATATGGCGAAGCTCTACCGCCATGGAAGTTTGAACATGAGCTATTGAGATAAACAACTGGTTCGGGGTAGTCCATCCCAGCAGGCCCAACTACAACTGAGCCCAATTATTGTGTTTGGACCCGAAATAAGACGTGAATTTAACAGGTGGTCTCGGGTCAACCCGTCAACTTTCAAATGACACAATCTTCTATTTACTTTAGaagggtgaaatttgcacccctcaatttacaaaccacactccattttatttttttaataatatttcttatcatctctttttccaCTTCCTAAAACACCCTCAAAGTCTCTATCTCTCCTCCCCCCTCTCTCTTCCAGACCACCACCAAGGTCCCTGTTCTTCTTCCCACTGTCCGCCAAGTCCTCAACATCCACTGCTGAAACCGCCGTCAAGGCCGCCGCTGCCGCACCAAAATCGAAGGCAAAGGCGAAGCCCAAGAACCTTTTCTTCAAAGCAAAGCAAAACCGAATCATAATTTGGGTCCATTGATTACCATATCAAGATCATGAAGAACCACACAACCAAGCGCTTACATACATATTCTGTGATCGATTCGTTAGGTAATCTTTTTCGCAAAATTAAAGCCGTTTAAGCCATAATTCGGTGAAACTCATTAAAATCAAGCACCCCATTTCCATAAGTATCATAAACTTGGATCATAGTCGCACACTCATCATAGGACTTGGTGTCTCCGAGTAAGCAGACGCCGACGCGATCAAGCCCAAGAGAAACGTCAATAGGAATGTTGGCATTCTGAAGCCGATCTTCGCCAAGGACTCCGCCGCCACCGCCATTATCAACCTCCACCACCTCGCCACCTCACAATAACCTCTCATTGACCGTGAAAACCTTAAGTCCGAGCATTCTCATCATCATCTTCGTCGTCACCATCGTCGCCTCATTCTCCCTTTGCCGAATCCGCCGCCGCCTCGCTCCCGGTCTTTGCCTTCTCCACCATCAAGCACCGCCGAGCCTCCTCCACTGCCGTCGTCGCTTCCGACCTCGAAGTTCGAGCAGGACGATCAGCTCCGGCTACTCCCTCTCTGCTGTCACGTAAGCCTTCCCACGTATCATGCATCGACACGTGGCTCCACTCCCAGCAGACCTGCCCGCTCTGCCGGTCCCCGATTTCCTCGTCCGACTCCGAGCTCATGAAGatcgggaagaagagagagagagagagagaggaccttgGTGGTGATCTggaagagaaagggggagagagagacttTGAGGGTGTTTTAGGAAGTTGGAAAAGAGATGAtaagaaatattattaaaaaaataaaatggggtgtggtttgtaaatttgggggtgcaaatttcaccccccttacTTTAGcgtgtttggactttggaggagGGAAAGATGATGGAATTTTTCttttgcgtttttttttttggcaaaagaaaaatgtattaagtga
Coding sequences:
- the LOC112172520 gene encoding WD repeat-containing protein 70; this translates as MADDAAEIYDGARAEFPLTFGKQSKSQTPLEAIHNTTRRNQNLQQQQRQPPPSSADLPSLSSSSSKTWLNSLRTAKTPNPNPNPSDSDATLIGPPRPPQPDSASDDDGDALIGPPPPPGSAESDDDGEMIGPPAPGRSNRDDWDSDAEEENKYRIPVSNEIVLKGHTKVVSALAIDHTGSRVISGSYDYSVRMYDFQGMNAKLQSFRQLEPSEGHQVRTISWSPTGDRFLCVTGSAQAKIYDRDGLTLGEFVKGDMYIRDLKNTKGHITGLTCGQWHPRKKDEILTSSEDGSLRIWDVNNFNTQKQVIKPKLARPGRVPVTTCTWDHEGQRIAGGIGDGSIQVWNIKPGWGSRPDIHVQEAHSDDITGLKFSRDGRILLSRSCDGTLKVWDLRQMKDPLKVFQDLPNNYAQTNVAFSPDEQLFLTGTSIERESTTGGLLCFFDRAKLELVSKVGISATCSVVQCAWHPKLNQIFATSGDKSQGGTHVLYDPTLSERGALVCVARAPRKKSVDDFVANPVIHNPHALPLFRDQPSRKREREKTLKDPVKSHKPDLPMTGPGFGGRVGASKGSLLTQYLMKQGGMIKETWMDEDPREAILKYADVAAKDPKYIAPAYAETQPETVFAKSDSEDEEK